From the genome of Hyperolius riggenbachi isolate aHypRig1 chromosome 9, aHypRig1.pri, whole genome shotgun sequence, one region includes:
- the LOC137531693 gene encoding C-reactive protein-like — protein sequence MKTMVILLILASVSGVISQTDMACKAFIFAKNYSLPAQLMYDGDGPNFTFTVCLRACANLTESVMFSLISGLLYDHLFLILGSGPDSNTGLIWVEGQRVDVNFPAQNRRPWRSICLSWDSLNGEMALWVNGKICEQRAYPIRGMYYQTPTIYLGPGQIFLGGKPKLEVGQVTDVHVWDKVLTSKEITDFQKRRGTAGNVVNWRALHYKRSDGDFTVGNFKCKA from the exons ATGAAAACAATGGTGATTCTGCTGATTCTTGCAAGTGTTTCTGGAGTAATTAGTCAAACTG ataTGGCTTGCAAGGCTTTCATTTTTGCCAAGAACTACAGTTTGCCTGCACAACTGATGTACGATGGAGATGGTCCGAATTTCACATTCACAGTTTGTCTGAGAGCCTGTGCGAACCTTACTGAGAGTGTTATGTTTAGCCTTATCAGTGGTCTCCTGTATGACCATCTGTTCCTCATTCTCGGAAGTGGTCCCGATTCCAACACTGGTTTGATCTGGGTGGAAGGACAAAGAGTAGATGTGAACTTCCCTGCCCAAAACAGAAGACCATGGAGAAGTATCTGCCTGAGTTGGGATTCTCTAAATGGAGAGATGGCTCTTTGGGTAAATGGAAAGATATGTGAGCAAAGAGCATACCCAATAAGAGGAATGTACTACCAAACCCCTACCATTTACTTAGGCCCTGGTCAGATTTTCCTAGGGGGTAAACCAAAGTTAGAGGTGGGGCAGGTGACAGATGTTCATGTATGGGACAAAGTATTGACATCGAAGGAAATCACAGACTTCCAGAAAAGGAGAGGAACAGCAGGAAATGTCGTCAATTGGAGAGCTCTACACTATAAGAGATCTGATGGTGACTTTACAGTGGGCAACTTTAAATGCAAGGCTTGA